From a single Arachnia propionica genomic region:
- a CDS encoding non-heme iron oxygenase ferredoxin subunit, protein MSFVAVATLDELIPEVPLAVDEHEIAIVFHRGEYFAIHNLCSHGHVPLSDGDVEDGSIECYLHGSRFDLRNGRALCLPATEPVNVYPVQIEDQQVLVDLDHPITEFQES, encoded by the coding sequence GTGAGCTTCGTCGCTGTTGCCACCCTCGACGAGCTGATCCCCGAGGTCCCGCTCGCCGTCGACGAGCACGAGATCGCCATCGTGTTTCACCGGGGCGAATACTTCGCCATCCACAATCTCTGCAGTCACGGGCACGTCCCCCTGAGCGACGGGGACGTCGAGGATGGCTCGATAGAGTGCTACCTCCATGGCTCCCGTTTTGATCTGCGAAACGGTCGCGCCCTCTGCCTGCCAGCTACGGAACCCGTCAATGTCTACCCGGTCCAGATCGAGGATCAGCAGGTGCTGGTCGATCTCGACCACCCCATCACCGAATTCCAGGAGTCCTGA
- a CDS encoding ABC-F family ATP-binding cassette domain-containing protein: MLQVKEVEVRAGARLLLSPVSFQVAAGDRIGLVGRNGAGKTTLTRILAGEGLPAAGVVTRSGQIGYLPQDPRSGEPEQLARDRILGARGLDQVMVRLRRAEQEMSSSQGMAREKAMAAYARAENALLSAGGYAAEAEAARIAANLGLPERVLGQPLYTLSGGQRRRIELARILFSDADTLLLDEPTNHLDADSITWLKGYLQGFGGGLVVISHDVGLLEAVVNKVFHLDANRAELDLYAMDWKRYLQQRETDEKRRKRERLNAERKASQLMAQADRMRAKATKAVAAQNMAKRAEKLLSGIEGEREHDKVARIRFPDPAPCGKTPLMAHDLSKAYGSLEVFTAVDLAIDKGSKVVILGLNGAGKTTMLRLLAGLEEPDVGERVLGHGARLGYYAQEHETLDTGRTVLENMVSASPDMGDVEVRKVLGSFLFSGDDVDKPARVLSGGEKTRLALAMLVVSASNVLLLDEPTNNLDPASRAEVLSALRSYSGAVVLVTHDPGAVEALEPDRVLVLPDGVEDLWSDDYAELITLA, from the coding sequence GTGCTGCAGGTCAAGGAAGTGGAGGTACGTGCGGGTGCGCGGCTCCTGTTGTCCCCGGTCAGTTTCCAGGTCGCCGCGGGGGATCGCATCGGATTGGTGGGTCGTAACGGTGCCGGGAAGACGACCTTGACCCGCATACTTGCTGGAGAAGGGCTACCAGCGGCTGGTGTCGTCACCCGCTCTGGGCAGATCGGTTACCTGCCGCAGGATCCCCGCTCGGGGGAGCCGGAGCAGCTTGCGCGTGACCGGATACTGGGTGCGCGCGGGCTGGACCAGGTGATGGTGCGTCTCAGGCGGGCCGAGCAGGAGATGAGCTCTTCGCAGGGAATGGCGCGGGAGAAGGCCATGGCTGCCTACGCCCGGGCCGAGAATGCGTTGCTGTCGGCGGGGGGATACGCGGCCGAGGCGGAAGCGGCTCGGATCGCCGCCAACCTTGGGCTTCCGGAGCGTGTCCTCGGGCAACCGCTCTATACCCTCTCGGGTGGTCAGCGGCGTCGGATTGAGCTGGCCCGGATCCTGTTCTCCGACGCCGACACCCTCCTGCTGGATGAGCCCACCAACCATCTCGATGCGGATTCCATAACCTGGTTGAAGGGCTATCTGCAGGGCTTCGGAGGCGGTTTGGTGGTGATTAGTCACGACGTCGGTCTGCTCGAAGCGGTCGTGAACAAGGTGTTCCACCTGGACGCCAACCGCGCCGAACTGGATCTCTATGCGATGGATTGGAAACGCTATCTGCAGCAACGGGAGACCGACGAGAAGCGTCGCAAGAGGGAACGCCTGAATGCGGAGCGCAAGGCGTCGCAGCTGATGGCCCAGGCAGATCGGATGCGAGCCAAAGCCACCAAGGCAGTTGCTGCTCAGAACATGGCCAAACGCGCCGAGAAACTGTTGTCCGGTATCGAGGGAGAACGGGAGCACGACAAGGTGGCTCGGATCCGTTTTCCCGACCCGGCACCCTGCGGTAAGACCCCGTTGATGGCTCACGATCTCTCGAAAGCATACGGCTCGCTAGAGGTGTTCACCGCTGTCGATCTCGCCATTGACAAGGGCTCCAAAGTGGTCATCCTCGGATTGAACGGCGCCGGAAAGACCACGATGCTGCGGCTTCTCGCCGGGCTGGAGGAGCCCGATGTAGGGGAGCGGGTCCTGGGGCACGGAGCCCGGCTCGGCTACTACGCGCAGGAACACGAAACCCTCGATACCGGAAGAACAGTGCTGGAGAACATGGTTTCAGCGTCCCCCGACATGGGAGACGTGGAGGTGCGCAAAGTGCTCGGCTCCTTCCTGTTCAGCGGTGATGATGTGGACAAGCCCGCGAGGGTGCTCTCCGGCGGGGAGAAAACTCGTTTGGCATTGGCCATGCTGGTCGTCTCCGCCTCCAACGTACTGCTGCTCGACGAACCGACGAACAACCTCGACCCGGCCTCTCGGGCGGAGGTACTATCCGCCCTGCGCTCTTACTCGGGGGCCGTCGTGCTCGTCACCCACGATCCGGGGGCGGTTGAGGCCCTGGAACCGGACCGGGTGCTGGTCCTGCCGGATGGGGTCGAGGACCTGTGGAGTGATGACTATGCCGAACTCATCACCTTGGCGTGA
- the sufB gene encoding Fe-S cluster assembly protein SufB, whose translation MTTTSQAPGVGATQDEHLEALSGYQYGWHDSDAAGSAAQRGLNEAVVRHISELKGEPDWMRDLRLKALRLFGKKPMPSWGGDLDDIDFDNIKYFVRSTERQAQTWEDLPEDIKNTYDRLGIPEAEKARLVAGVAAQYESEVVYHNINQELERQGVIFLDTDTALKEHPELFKEHFASIIPAGDNKFAALNTAVWSGGSFVYVPKGVHVSIPLQAYFRINTENMGQFERTLIIVDEDAYVHYVEGCTAPIYSSDSLHSAVVEIIIKKGARCRYTTIQNWSNNVYNLVTKRAVCEEGATMEWIDGNIGSKVTMKYPAVYLMGEHARGETLSIAFAGEGQHQDAGSKMVHCAPHTSSSIISKSVARGGGRASYRGLVKVDAGAHHSASSVKCDALLVDTISRSDTYPYVDVREDDVSMAHEATVSKVSDDQLFYLMSRGMEEDEAMAMIVRGFVEPIAKELPMEYALELNRLIELQMEGAVG comes from the coding sequence ATGACGACCACGTCGCAGGCTCCCGGAGTGGGAGCCACGCAGGACGAGCACCTGGAAGCCCTCAGCGGCTACCAGTATGGCTGGCATGATTCCGATGCCGCCGGTTCCGCCGCCCAGCGAGGCCTCAACGAGGCCGTGGTCAGACACATCTCCGAGCTGAAGGGCGAGCCCGATTGGATGCGGGACCTGCGCCTGAAGGCCCTCAGGTTGTTCGGCAAGAAACCCATGCCATCGTGGGGGGGCGACCTGGACGACATCGACTTCGACAACATCAAGTACTTCGTCCGCTCCACAGAGCGTCAGGCGCAGACCTGGGAGGACCTGCCCGAGGACATCAAAAACACCTATGACAGGCTCGGCATCCCCGAGGCGGAGAAGGCCCGTCTCGTGGCGGGGGTCGCGGCTCAGTACGAGTCCGAGGTGGTCTACCACAACATCAATCAGGAACTGGAACGGCAGGGCGTGATCTTCCTCGACACGGACACCGCCCTCAAGGAACATCCCGAGCTGTTCAAGGAACACTTCGCCAGCATCATCCCGGCAGGTGACAACAAGTTCGCGGCACTGAACACCGCCGTCTGGTCCGGCGGATCCTTCGTGTACGTGCCCAAGGGAGTTCACGTTTCCATCCCGTTGCAGGCCTATTTCCGGATCAACACCGAGAACATGGGCCAGTTCGAACGGACTCTGATCATCGTCGACGAGGATGCCTACGTGCACTACGTCGAGGGCTGCACCGCCCCCATCTACTCCTCCGACTCGCTGCACTCGGCGGTGGTGGAGATCATCATCAAGAAGGGCGCTCGCTGCCGCTACACGACGATCCAGAACTGGTCCAACAACGTCTACAACCTGGTGACCAAACGTGCCGTCTGCGAAGAGGGCGCCACCATGGAGTGGATCGACGGCAACATCGGTTCCAAGGTGACCATGAAGTACCCGGCCGTCTACCTCATGGGCGAGCACGCCCGAGGTGAGACCCTGTCGATCGCCTTCGCCGGCGAGGGGCAGCACCAGGACGCCGGTTCCAAGATGGTGCACTGCGCTCCCCACACATCCTCGTCGATCATCTCGAAGTCGGTCGCCCGTGGCGGTGGCCGCGCGTCGTACCGCGGTTTGGTCAAAGTCGATGCGGGGGCGCACCACTCCGCATCCTCGGTGAAGTGCGACGCGCTTCTGGTGGACACCATTTCTCGTTCCGACACCTATCCCTACGTGGACGTTCGTGAGGACGATGTCTCCATGGCCCACGAGGCGACCGTCTCCAAGGTCTCCGATGACCAGCTGTTCTACCTCATGTCCCGAGGCATGGAGGAGGATGAGGCGATGGCCATGATCGTGCGTGGTTTCGTCGAGCCCATCGCCAAGGAACTCCCCATGGAATACGCCCTGGAACTCAACCGGCTCATCGAGCTGCAGATGGAAGGTGCGGTCGGCTGA
- a CDS encoding DUF1269 domain-containing protein, which translates to MSESIVVLTVPTHSGTYEAFSKLRNAPGFHLGAAVVVERDENGQVRVADGVDRETGAATTGGSLVGMLVGVLGGPLGMLLGLGAGALAGSFVDASRLEFGDDIVSDFARTVSPGGNAILAQVTEDGTAALDAFAASVDGVLVRRPVAEVISEIEAQQQAAEAAAEAARKALRDQKRQERQEKAQERLDKIQERFNALKAKFRDEKK; encoded by the coding sequence ATGTCCGAAAGCATTGTCGTTTTGACCGTCCCAACCCACAGCGGCACCTACGAGGCGTTCAGCAAACTCAGGAACGCTCCCGGATTCCACCTGGGCGCGGCCGTCGTCGTCGAACGCGACGAGAACGGCCAGGTCCGGGTCGCTGACGGGGTGGATCGCGAGACCGGCGCCGCCACCACCGGCGGATCGCTGGTCGGGATGCTCGTCGGCGTGCTCGGCGGGCCGCTGGGTATGCTCCTCGGCCTGGGAGCCGGGGCGCTGGCCGGTTCGTTCGTCGACGCCAGCCGCCTTGAGTTCGGGGACGACATCGTCTCCGACTTCGCCAGGACCGTGTCCCCGGGCGGCAACGCGATCCTGGCCCAGGTGACGGAGGACGGCACCGCGGCGCTCGACGCTTTCGCGGCCAGCGTGGACGGTGTCCTGGTGAGGCGGCCCGTCGCCGAGGTCATCAGTGAGATCGAGGCCCAGCAGCAGGCCGCTGAGGCGGCAGCCGAGGCCGCGCGGAAGGCCCTGCGGGACCAGAAGCGCCAGGAACGCCAGGAGAAGGCGCAGGAACGCCTCGACAAGATACAGGAACGTTTCAACGCGCTGAAGGCGAAGTTCCGGGACGAGAAGAAGTGA
- a CDS encoding SPFH domain-containing protein: protein MGFIKAFTGALGGVFADQWLDFLTVPSGISPTAAFFPAVHEGRNAGRGANTKGSENLISNGSKIVVPDGYGLVTFQDGRITGFVAESGGFEFRGQDPSSQSVFAGDGVFGQVIHNTWERIKFGGRPNAMQQAFFINLKEIPDNRFGTQSEIYWDDAYLGAQVGAITRGSYTLRIIDPLLFISTVIPGATIANNQVFDFADFDNPVTDQLFTEVVSSLGAAFSKYTNDPGRENRITRLQQDSVGFAKSLSEAVEENYQWRSGRGLLIERVALAAIEYDEDTRALLSDVKKADALRGDRGASFMQQSVARGIQSAGETGGGQGLVGMGVGVPMMGGMMGSFQQPAQQPAPAQTAQPEQTAPHEDPVTKLKQMKELLDAGVVSQEEFDTLKKRLLGL from the coding sequence ATGGGTTTCATCAAGGCCTTCACGGGCGCCCTCGGTGGTGTCTTCGCCGATCAATGGCTGGACTTCCTCACGGTCCCCAGCGGCATCAGCCCGACGGCTGCGTTCTTTCCTGCCGTCCATGAGGGAAGGAACGCGGGACGCGGTGCCAACACCAAGGGCTCGGAAAATCTCATCAGCAACGGCTCAAAGATTGTGGTTCCCGACGGTTACGGACTCGTCACCTTCCAGGACGGGAGGATCACCGGTTTCGTAGCTGAGTCTGGAGGGTTCGAGTTCCGCGGCCAGGACCCCTCCTCCCAGTCGGTTTTCGCCGGCGACGGGGTCTTCGGCCAGGTTATCCACAACACATGGGAGCGCATCAAGTTCGGTGGCCGACCGAACGCGATGCAGCAGGCCTTCTTCATCAATCTCAAGGAGATCCCGGACAACCGCTTCGGCACCCAGTCCGAGATCTATTGGGATGACGCCTATCTCGGGGCACAGGTGGGGGCGATCACCCGTGGCAGCTATACGCTGCGAATCATTGATCCCCTGCTGTTCATCTCCACAGTCATCCCCGGCGCTACCATCGCGAACAACCAAGTCTTCGATTTCGCTGATTTCGACAACCCCGTCACCGATCAGCTTTTCACCGAAGTTGTATCCAGCCTGGGCGCCGCCTTCTCGAAGTACACGAACGATCCTGGACGCGAGAATCGCATCACGCGACTACAGCAGGATTCCGTCGGGTTCGCGAAATCCCTCAGCGAGGCCGTCGAAGAGAACTACCAGTGGCGTTCCGGGCGTGGCCTTCTCATTGAACGGGTCGCTTTGGCAGCCATCGAGTACGACGAGGACACCCGAGCGCTGCTCTCTGACGTGAAGAAGGCGGACGCGTTGCGTGGAGACCGGGGCGCTTCCTTCATGCAGCAGTCCGTGGCACGTGGAATCCAGTCCGCAGGCGAGACCGGAGGCGGTCAGGGACTGGTCGGCATGGGCGTCGGGGTTCCCATGATGGGTGGAATGATGGGTAGCTTCCAGCAGCCGGCGCAACAGCCCGCACCGGCACAAACCGCACAGCCTGAACAGACAGCACCTCACGAGGATCCCGTCACGAAACTGAAGCAGATGAAAGAGCTGCTCGACGCCGGGGTGGTCTCCCAGGAGGAGTTCGACACGCTGAAGAAGCGGCTGCTCGGGCTGTAA
- a CDS encoding metal-sulfur cluster assembly factor — MYTPDPRPSDLVKDELPDDNPTPPIPTEEEVEEAMKDVVDPELMVNVVDLGLLYGVTVDEEANVTLDMTLTSPTCPLTDRIEYDTKYALEGLANSVTINWVWLPPWTLEMITEDGREQLRAIGYNL, encoded by the coding sequence ATGTACACCCCGGACCCACGTCCTTCAGATCTGGTCAAGGACGAACTCCCCGACGACAACCCGACCCCTCCGATCCCCACCGAGGAGGAGGTCGAGGAGGCGATGAAGGACGTCGTCGATCCCGAGCTGATGGTCAACGTCGTCGACCTCGGTCTGCTCTACGGGGTCACCGTGGACGAGGAGGCCAACGTCACCCTCGACATGACCCTCACATCACCCACCTGCCCGCTGACCGATCGCATCGAGTACGACACCAAATACGCGCTCGAAGGCCTCGCGAACTCGGTGACCATCAACTGGGTGTGGCTGCCGCCGTGGACCCTGGAAATGATCACCGAGGACGGCCGCGAACAGCTGCGTGCCATCGGCTACAACCTCTGA
- a CDS encoding cysteine desulfurase: MTFDVETIRRDFPILGRTVGEHSLVYLDSANTSQKPRVVVDAIAEHYLQHNANVARAMHVLGAEATEAYEGARALVASFIGAAAPEEVIFTRNASEALNLVANTVAARLIPGDEVVISVMEHHSNIVPWQLVCERTGAVLRWFDVTDEGRLDLEAAERDGLINERTKVVSVTHVSNVLGTRNPVDDIAAKAHAVGAVMVVDASQSAPHQSIDVTKLGADLVAFTGHKMCGPTGIGVLWGRGELLESLPPFLGGGEMIEVVEMTHSTYADPPHRFEAGTPPIAQAAGLASAIRYLQGIGMDAIAAHEHELTEYMLAKLTSIDGLVLLGPAEAVERGSACSFNLQGIHPHDVMQVLDSRGIAIRGGHHCARPLHRRLGHQSSTRASAYLYTTWEEIDALADALVFTRDYFGAR, encoded by the coding sequence ATGACCTTTGACGTCGAAACGATTCGACGGGATTTTCCCATCCTGGGTCGTACGGTAGGGGAGCATTCTCTGGTTTACCTGGATTCGGCCAACACATCCCAGAAACCCCGGGTGGTCGTCGACGCGATCGCCGAGCACTACCTGCAGCACAACGCCAACGTGGCGCGCGCGATGCACGTGCTCGGCGCCGAGGCCACCGAGGCCTACGAGGGAGCACGGGCTCTGGTGGCATCCTTCATCGGTGCCGCGGCGCCGGAGGAGGTGATTTTCACCAGGAACGCATCCGAGGCACTCAACCTAGTGGCCAACACCGTGGCCGCTCGGCTGATCCCCGGCGACGAAGTGGTGATCTCCGTCATGGAACATCACTCGAACATTGTTCCCTGGCAGCTGGTGTGTGAACGGACCGGGGCGGTGCTCCGCTGGTTCGACGTCACCGACGAGGGCCGGCTCGATCTCGAGGCCGCCGAACGCGACGGACTGATCAACGAACGTACCAAGGTGGTCTCCGTCACCCACGTGAGCAACGTGCTGGGTACCCGCAACCCGGTGGACGATATCGCCGCCAAGGCTCATGCGGTCGGGGCAGTGATGGTGGTTGACGCGTCCCAGTCGGCACCTCACCAGAGCATTGATGTCACCAAGCTCGGAGCTGACCTGGTGGCCTTCACCGGACACAAGATGTGCGGTCCGACCGGCATCGGTGTGCTGTGGGGCAGGGGAGAGCTCCTGGAGTCGCTGCCTCCCTTCCTCGGAGGGGGGGAGATGATCGAGGTGGTTGAGATGACCCACTCCACCTACGCGGACCCGCCCCACCGGTTTGAAGCCGGCACCCCGCCGATCGCCCAAGCAGCAGGGCTCGCTTCCGCCATCAGGTACCTGCAGGGGATCGGGATGGACGCCATCGCCGCCCACGAACACGAATTGACCGAGTACATGCTTGCCAAGCTGACCAGCATCGACGGGCTGGTGTTGCTAGGACCGGCGGAGGCTGTTGAACGTGGATCGGCGTGCTCGTTCAACCTGCAGGGCATCCACCCGCATGACGTCATGCAGGTGCTAGACTCCCGCGGCATCGCTATCAGGGGTGGGCACCACTGCGCCAGGCCGTTGCACAGGAGACTTGGTCACCAGAGTTCCACCCGGGCATCGGCCTACCTGTACACGACCTGGGAGGAGATCGACGCACTGGCGGATGCGCTGGTGTTTACCCGCGACTATTTTGGAGCACGATGA
- the sufU gene encoding Fe-S cluster assembly sulfur transfer protein SufU: MNLDELYQTIILDHYREKHHSGLREPYEVEVHHVNPSCGDELTLRVHLDGDTIADMSYDGEGCSISQASTSVLGDLVIGQDIDHFSGLYDEFLEMMHSKGAITPDEDRFEDAIAFAGVSKFPARVKCALLAWSALRDAVNQASAKEN; the protein is encoded by the coding sequence ATGAACCTCGACGAGCTCTATCAGACGATCATCCTCGACCACTACCGCGAGAAGCATCACAGTGGGCTGCGGGAGCCGTACGAGGTCGAGGTACATCACGTCAACCCGTCCTGCGGGGATGAGCTGACCCTGCGCGTCCACCTGGACGGCGACACGATCGCCGACATGTCCTACGACGGCGAGGGCTGCTCCATCTCACAGGCCTCCACATCGGTCCTGGGCGATCTCGTGATCGGCCAGGACATCGATCATTTCTCCGGACTCTACGATGAATTCCTGGAGATGATGCACTCCAAGGGGGCAATCACCCCCGACGAGGACCGCTTCGAGGACGCCATCGCTTTCGCAGGCGTCTCGAAGTTCCCCGCACGCGTCAAGTGCGCCCTGCTCGCCTGGTCGGCCCTGAGGGACGCCGTCAACCAGGCCTCAGCAAAGGAGAACTGA
- the sufC gene encoding Fe-S cluster assembly ATPase SufC has protein sequence MSNLVISDLHVDVLTEEGPKQILKGVDLTVNSGEVHAIMGPNGSGKSTLAYSIAGHPKYEITSGSVTLDGVELTDLTVDERARQGLFLAMQYPVEVPGVSVANFLRTAKTALDGEAPKIRTWVKDVEKVLNGMNLDSSFSARSVNEGFSGGEKKRHEIAQLELLNPKAAILDETDSGLDIDALRIVSEGVNRYSAQGDRAVMLITHYTRILRYIEPTFVHVFVDGRIVDQGGRELADKLEAEGYEAYVKAASANA, from the coding sequence ATGTCCAATCTCGTCATCTCCGACCTCCATGTCGACGTCCTGACCGAGGAGGGGCCCAAACAGATCCTCAAGGGTGTGGACCTCACCGTGAACTCCGGTGAAGTGCACGCGATCATGGGCCCCAACGGTTCCGGGAAGTCCACCCTCGCTTACTCCATCGCGGGGCACCCCAAGTATGAGATCACATCCGGGTCCGTGACCCTCGATGGAGTGGAGCTGACTGACCTCACCGTCGACGAACGCGCCCGACAGGGCCTGTTCCTGGCGATGCAGTATCCCGTCGAGGTGCCAGGGGTGTCCGTGGCGAACTTCCTCCGTACCGCCAAGACCGCTCTCGACGGCGAGGCCCCCAAGATCCGCACCTGGGTCAAGGACGTGGAGAAAGTCCTGAACGGCATGAACCTGGACAGTTCCTTCTCCGCGCGCTCCGTCAACGAGGGCTTCTCGGGTGGTGAGAAGAAACGTCACGAGATCGCCCAGCTGGAGCTTCTCAACCCCAAGGCCGCCATTCTCGACGAGACTGACTCCGGCCTTGACATCGACGCCCTGCGTATCGTCTCAGAAGGGGTCAACCGCTACTCGGCCCAAGGAGATCGGGCTGTGATGCTCATCACCCACTACACCCGCATCCTGCGCTACATCGAACCCACCTTCGTTCACGTTTTCGTCGATGGACGCATCGTTGACCAGGGCGGACGTGAACTGGCCGACAAACTCGAGGCCGAGGGCTACGAGGCCTACGTCAAGGCGGCAAGCGCCAACGCCTGA
- a CDS encoding alpha/beta hydrolase, whose protein sequence is MPKLTTPDRVNLNYTDIGSGRPIVMIHGWPLSGAAFADNATVFAAAGYRVITYDRRGFGQSGKPRDGYDYDTLAADLDALLTGLDLHDVALLGFSMGGGEVARYLATRGSGRVGAAILSGSICPALCITKDNPDGAMPREGFQELADACAADHAGFVDQFCGWFYSNDQGLTVPEEVRRRAVEIAQQSAPHAAVATILAWTEDLREDCRRIDVPLLVIHGDGDQNVPLAKSSARVPEYVPQAQLVVIEGGPHGINVSHADQWNKAILDFLAGI, encoded by the coding sequence ATGCCGAAGCTGACCACACCCGACCGAGTGAACCTGAACTACACCGACATCGGATCCGGGCGACCCATCGTGATGATCCACGGCTGGCCGCTGTCCGGGGCCGCCTTTGCCGACAACGCCACGGTGTTCGCAGCCGCCGGATACCGTGTGATCACCTACGACCGGCGCGGATTCGGTCAGTCCGGGAAACCCCGCGACGGCTACGACTACGACACCTTGGCAGCCGACCTGGACGCCCTGCTTACCGGACTCGATCTGCATGATGTGGCCCTGCTCGGGTTCTCCATGGGCGGCGGTGAGGTAGCACGTTACTTGGCGACGCGCGGATCAGGGCGTGTCGGCGCGGCGATCCTGTCCGGGTCCATCTGCCCGGCCCTGTGCATCACCAAGGACAATCCCGACGGCGCCATGCCCCGTGAGGGATTCCAGGAACTGGCGGACGCCTGCGCCGCCGACCACGCCGGTTTCGTCGACCAGTTCTGCGGGTGGTTCTACAGCAACGATCAAGGACTCACCGTTCCCGAGGAGGTGCGGCGCCGCGCGGTTGAGATCGCCCAGCAATCGGCCCCGCACGCCGCGGTCGCGACCATTCTCGCTTGGACCGAGGACCTGCGCGAGGACTGCCGCCGCATCGACGTTCCATTGCTGGTGATTCACGGGGACGGGGACCAGAACGTGCCACTGGCAAAATCCAGCGCCCGTGTGCCCGAGTACGTTCCGCAGGCGCAACTGGTCGTCATCGAGGGCGGGCCGCACGGAATCAACGTCTCCCACGCAGATCAGTGGAACAAGGCCATTCTCGATTTCCTGGCCGGCATTTGA
- the sufD gene encoding Fe-S cluster assembly protein SufD, protein MSAPKRNGQEEEKLSTTAAANGIGAVETVASHLHPTPSWDIADHPKPTGTEEIWRFTPLKRLTGLLAEGDVLPGLDWEGETPAGVEFTVMPMSALQDLAVEPPVDRVAALAVTRSAELALMRVPADTELDQADVHVGTGNGAEAAEVFVLEVGANARATIVFHYKGSGSYAAKYDIRVGDGAEVNLVYVNDWDADAVHGGQISLEVGRDARVRTVQASLGGAVVRLQENARFTGPGGELEQYGLYFVDAGQHIQHRLFVDHNAPKTRSNVDYRGALQGEGANSVWIGDVLIRKVAEGIETYESNKNLVLTDGCRADSVPNLEIETGEIEGAGHSSTTGRFDDLQLFYLRSRGIPEAEARRLVVHGFFNDIIRRIGVPEVEERLLAQVEKELDMATEAMRAAQ, encoded by the coding sequence ATGTCGGCCCCGAAACGAAACGGACAAGAGGAAGAAAAGTTGAGCACCACTGCAGCAGCGAACGGGATCGGAGCCGTCGAGACCGTCGCATCTCACCTTCACCCCACCCCGTCGTGGGACATCGCCGATCATCCGAAGCCGACAGGTACGGAAGAGATCTGGCGCTTCACTCCGCTGAAGCGTCTCACCGGGCTGTTGGCCGAGGGTGATGTGCTTCCCGGACTCGACTGGGAGGGGGAAACCCCTGCTGGTGTGGAGTTCACAGTCATGCCCATGAGCGCGCTGCAGGACCTCGCTGTCGAACCTCCGGTGGACCGTGTCGCGGCCCTGGCGGTGACCCGCAGCGCGGAGCTGGCACTCATGCGTGTTCCCGCAGACACTGAACTTGACCAAGCCGACGTCCATGTCGGGACCGGGAACGGCGCAGAGGCGGCAGAGGTCTTCGTGTTGGAGGTCGGAGCTAATGCCCGCGCCACCATCGTGTTCCATTACAAGGGCAGCGGATCCTACGCCGCGAAGTACGACATTCGGGTTGGTGATGGAGCCGAGGTGAACCTCGTGTATGTCAATGACTGGGATGCAGACGCCGTCCATGGCGGTCAGATCAGCCTCGAGGTTGGACGTGACGCCCGGGTCCGCACCGTCCAGGCTTCACTCGGTGGTGCCGTGGTCCGACTCCAGGAGAACGCCCGTTTCACGGGCCCCGGCGGTGAACTCGAGCAGTACGGTCTCTACTTTGTTGATGCCGGGCAACACATCCAGCATCGCCTCTTCGTCGACCATAACGCCCCGAAGACCAGGTCCAATGTGGACTATCGCGGTGCGCTGCAAGGCGAGGGCGCGAACTCGGTGTGGATAGGTGACGTGCTGATCCGGAAGGTCGCGGAAGGCATCGAAACCTACGAGTCCAACAAGAACCTCGTCCTCACCGACGGCTGCCGGGCCGATTCCGTTCCCAACCTAGAGATCGAGACAGGCGAGATCGAGGGGGCCGGTCACAGCTCCACCACCGGTCGTTTTGATGATCTCCAGCTCTTCTACCTGCGTTCTCGCGGCATCCCGGAGGCCGAGGCCCGGCGTCTCGTCGTGCACGGTTTCTTCAACGACATCATCCGGCGTATCGGCGTCCCCGAGGTTGAAGAGAGGCTGCTGGCACAGGTGGAGAAGGAACTTGACATGGCGACCGAAGCCATGAGGGCTGCTCAGTGA